The Guyparkeria halophila DNA window CTGTTCGAACGCGCGGGCCAGCTGCAGGCCGCCCGCGAGCGCGGCGAGCGCCCCAACACGCTTGAGCGACGCGTGCTGGGCATGATCTTCGAGAAGGCTTCGACTCGCACCCGACTGTCGTTCGAGTCGGGCATGGCGCAGCTGGGCGGCTCGGCGATCTTCCTTTCGCCGCGGGATACCCAGCTGGGCCGGGGTGAGCCGGTCGAGGACTCGGCTCGCGTGATGTCGCGCATGGTCGACGCGATCATGATCCGCGCCAACGATCACGGCATGGTCGAGACCTTCGCCGCCAACAGCCGCGTGCCGGTGATCAACGCGCTCACCGACCGCAGTCACCCCTGCCAGTTGCTCGCCGACATCTACACCTACGAACGCCACCGCGGCTCGATTGCCGGCAAGCGCGTCGCCTGGGTGGGGGATGGCTTCAACATGTGCCATTCCTACATCAATGCCGCGCGCACCTTCGACTTCGAGCTGGCGATCGCGGCCCCGCGCGGCTACGAGCCGGACCCGGACGTGGTCGCAGCGGCCAAGGATCGCGTCGAGCTGGTCGCCACGGCGGCCGAGGCGGTCGAGAACGCGGACCTCGTGGTCACCGATGTCTGGGCCTCGATGGGCCAGGAAGAGGAACGCCAGCGCCGGCTGCGCGACTTCCACGACTATCAGATCAACGACGAGCTGATGGCCCGCGCCAAGGGCGATGCGCTGTTCATGCACTGCCTGCCGGCCCACCGCGGCGAGGAAGTCACCGCCGGGGTCATCGACGGGGCGCAGAGCGTGGTCTGGGACGAGGCCGAGGCGCGCATGTATACCCAGCAGGCACTGGTCGAATTCCTCATGCTGGGAGCATTTCCGCGCAGCTGACCGTCGTCTGCCAACGGTCATCCGCCTGTCCGTCATCGACGAGGGATTGTCATGAGTTTGCCTGCGGAACTGATGCCGGCGGTCTTGGATGCGCTGCCGGACCCGTTGTTCATCCTTTCGGCATCGGGCCGTTATCTGGCGGTCTACGGTGGGAGTGATCCGGGTTACTACCACGACGGGCGGTCGCTGGTCGGTCAATACATCAGCGACGTGATGCCGGCCGATAAGGCCAGCCAGGTGCTGGACCAGATCCAGCGATCGCTCGAGGAGAACCGGCTGCTCAAGGTGGAGTATCCGCTCGCCGCTACCGAGGTGAAGGGCCTGGAATCGGCCGATGGCCCTGCCGAGATGCTCTGGTTCGAGGGCCATATTCAGCCGCTGGCCGAGCCGGTCGACGGGGAACGCGCCGTGGTCTGGGTGGCGCGCAACATCACCCCGCGCCGGGAACTCGAGGAGCAGCTCCGGCTCGCCAGCGTGATCGATCCGCTCACCCGCCTCTTCAACCGGCGCAAGCTCCTCGAGGTGCTGGCCGAACGTTTCGCGGCCCACCGGCGTTACGACGAGGCCTGCGCGGTGGTGATGATCGACGTCGATCACTTCAAGCAGGTCAACGACCGCTACGGCCACTCCGTCGGCGATGAGGCGCTGCTCGCCGTGTCGAACATCGGTCGGGGAATGCTGCGCGAAAACGACCTGC harbors:
- a CDS encoding sensor domain-containing diguanylate cyclase; this encodes MSLPAELMPAVLDALPDPLFILSASGRYLAVYGGSDPGYYHDGRSLVGQYISDVMPADKASQVLDQIQRSLEENRLLKVEYPLAATEVKGLESADGPAEMLWFEGHIQPLAEPVDGERAVVWVARNITPRRELEEQLRLASVIDPLTRLFNRRKLLEVLAERFAAHRRYDEACAVVMIDVDHFKQVNDRYGHSVGDEALLAVSNIGRGMLRENDLLARFGGEEFVLVLPQTDLEHARQVAERFRRAVIEHLSMHYPDIPPVTVSLGVAAMREEDVSHEGALNRADEALYEAKRRGRNRVV
- the argF gene encoding ornithine carbamoyltransferase, with protein sequence MSTRHFLSLFDLTADEYRALFERAGQLQAARERGERPNTLERRVLGMIFEKASTRTRLSFESGMAQLGGSAIFLSPRDTQLGRGEPVEDSARVMSRMVDAIMIRANDHGMVETFAANSRVPVINALTDRSHPCQLLADIYTYERHRGSIAGKRVAWVGDGFNMCHSYINAARTFDFELAIAAPRGYEPDPDVVAAAKDRVELVATAAEAVENADLVVTDVWASMGQEEERQRRLRDFHDYQINDELMARAKGDALFMHCLPAHRGEEVTAGVIDGAQSVVWDEAEARMYTQQALVEFLMLGAFPRS